One genomic segment of Pseudomonas fortuita includes these proteins:
- a CDS encoding cytochrome c: MKTMLIATLLLGASAAAQALANDDAQVRQGEYLARAGDCVACHTAKGGKPFAGGLPMETPIGTVYSTNITPAASGIGQYSFDDFDQAVRKGIGKDGSTLYPAMPYPSYARVSEQDMQALYAYFMKGVEPVEQTNKATDIPWPLSMRWPLAIWRGLFAPEAKPWQASAAADPVVNRGAYLVEGLGHCGACHTPRALTMQEKALSPADGDQFLAGSAPLEGWVAKNLRGDHKDGLGSWSEAQLVQFLKTGRSDRSAVFGGMSDVVEHSMQHMSDADLTAIARYLKTLPPSNPNDQPHVYDKQVADALWKGDDSKPGAAVYIDNCAACHRTDGQGYTRVFPALAGNPVVQTADATSLIHVVLAGGTVPATHTAPSNFTMPAFGWRLSDQEVAEVVNFIRSSWGNQGSAVTARDVKSLR, encoded by the coding sequence ATGAAGACAATGTTGATCGCAACCCTGTTGCTGGGTGCCTCCGCGGCCGCGCAGGCCTTGGCTAATGACGATGCACAGGTGCGCCAGGGCGAGTACCTGGCCCGCGCCGGTGACTGCGTGGCCTGCCACACCGCCAAGGGCGGAAAGCCCTTTGCCGGAGGCCTGCCGATGGAAACACCCATAGGCACGGTGTACTCCACCAACATTACCCCGGCGGCCAGCGGCATTGGCCAGTACAGTTTCGACGACTTCGACCAGGCTGTGCGCAAGGGTATCGGCAAGGATGGCAGCACCTTGTACCCGGCCATGCCTTATCCGTCGTACGCACGGGTCAGCGAGCAGGACATGCAGGCGCTGTACGCCTACTTCATGAAAGGCGTGGAGCCGGTCGAACAAACGAACAAGGCCACTGACATTCCCTGGCCGCTGAGCATGCGTTGGCCACTGGCAATCTGGCGCGGCCTGTTCGCGCCAGAGGCCAAGCCTTGGCAGGCATCGGCAGCAGCTGACCCTGTGGTGAACCGTGGAGCCTACCTGGTCGAAGGCCTTGGGCATTGTGGCGCCTGCCATACCCCACGTGCGCTGACCATGCAGGAAAAGGCGCTGAGCCCTGCAGATGGCGATCAGTTCCTGGCCGGCAGCGCACCGCTGGAAGGCTGGGTTGCGAAAAATCTGCGTGGCGACCACAAGGATGGCCTGGGCAGCTGGAGCGAGGCGCAACTGGTGCAGTTTCTGAAGACTGGGCGCAGTGATCGCAGCGCCGTGTTCGGCGGCATGAGCGATGTGGTTGAGCACAGCATGCAGCATATGAGTGACGCCGACCTTACCGCAATCGCCCGCTACCTGAAGACCCTGCCGCCGAGTAACCCGAATGACCAGCCGCACGTCTACGACAAGCAGGTGGCGGATGCGCTGTGGAAGGGCGACGACAGCAAACCCGGGGCGGCGGTGTACATCGACAACTGCGCGGCCTGCCACCGTACCGATGGCCAAGGCTACACCCGCGTGTTCCCCGCGTTGGCTGGCAACCCGGTGGTACAGACTGCAGATGCCACGTCGCTGATTCACGTGGTGCTGGCGGGGGGGACGGTGCCCGCGACGCACACCGCGCCCTCGAACTTCACCATGCCGGCATTCGGCTGGCGCCTCAGCGACCAGGAGGTTGCAGAGGTGGTGAACTTCATCCGCAGCAGTTGGGGTAATCAGGGTAGCGCTGTTACGGCCCGTGATGTGAAGTCGCTTCGCTGA
- the ptxS gene encoding transcriptional regulator PtxS: MTDAPAHARERVTISEVARVAGVSKATVSRYIGGDRQLLAEATAKRLEEVIERLGYRPNQMARGLKRGQTRLIGMLVADILNPYSVAVMHGVETACRQHGYSLVVCNTNRDDEQERHHLVALQSYNVEGLIVNTLGHHPGELLNLQRDIPMVLVDRQLPELNVDLVGLDNADAVEQALDHLQAQGYRDILAVSEPLDGTSSRLERVQAFGASVSRRPGMRQQVLEINAGLPDQLAAFLAGRGHGPQAVFTFNGVATLAVTRALQEAGCNLFADVGLIALDDLDWYPLVGKGITALVQPTESIGVAAFESLLDRLRGDSGAARRIDFKANLIIRGSTQPQ, translated from the coding sequence ATGACCGACGCGCCTGCCCATGCCCGCGAACGGGTCACCATCAGCGAAGTGGCGCGTGTCGCTGGTGTTTCCAAAGCCACCGTCTCCCGTTACATCGGTGGCGATCGCCAATTGCTGGCCGAAGCCACGGCCAAGCGCCTGGAAGAGGTCATCGAACGTCTTGGTTACCGCCCCAACCAGATGGCCCGCGGCCTGAAGCGCGGTCAGACGCGACTGATCGGCATGCTGGTGGCGGATATTCTCAACCCCTATTCAGTGGCCGTGATGCATGGCGTGGAAACCGCCTGCCGTCAGCACGGTTACAGCCTGGTGGTGTGCAACACCAACCGCGACGACGAGCAGGAGCGTCACCACCTGGTGGCCCTGCAGAGCTACAACGTCGAAGGGTTGATCGTGAACACGCTCGGCCATCACCCCGGCGAATTGCTCAACCTGCAGCGTGACATCCCCATGGTGCTGGTCGACCGCCAATTGCCTGAGCTGAATGTCGACCTGGTGGGCCTGGACAATGCCGACGCGGTCGAGCAGGCCCTCGACCACCTGCAGGCCCAAGGTTACCGCGATATCCTGGCGGTCAGCGAACCCCTCGATGGCACCAGCTCGCGCCTGGAGCGGGTGCAGGCATTCGGGGCGTCGGTCAGTCGCCGGCCCGGCATGCGTCAGCAGGTGCTGGAAATCAACGCCGGGTTGCCGGACCAACTGGCTGCGTTTCTTGCCGGCCGTGGCCATGGCCCGCAAGCAGTGTTCACCTTCAACGGCGTTGCCACCTTGGCAGTGACCCGCGCCCTGCAGGAGGCTGGGTGCAATCTGTTTGCCGACGTCGGGCTGATTGCCCTCGACGACCTCGACTGGTACCCCTTGGTCGGCAAAGGCATCACGGCACTGGTCCAACCCACCGAGAGTATTGGTGTGGCGGCATTCGAAAGCCTGCTCGATCGCTTGCGCGGCGACAGCGGCGCCGCCCGCCGCATCGACTTCAAGGCCAACCTGATCATCCGCGGCTCAACCCAACCCCAGTAA
- a CDS encoding sugar phosphate isomerase/epimerase family protein — MHPNPVSISLSSYGADFVRQRGQEQFLDMLAAAGVSRVELREELFASAPDATALGAVVATLGLECLYSSPLELWTAQGVPDPRLVQKLETARALGAVALKVSLGHFDEHCDVMALAALLPAHGPLLLVENDQTAQGGRIEPLLQFFLRADTLGLRLGMTFDIGNWQWQDEPARQAARQLGRWVRYVHCKAVQRRADGRLVATPPEAADLQAWAALMAEFAPGVVRAVEYPLVGEDLLALTRAQVRSLAALSAGEEVAHA; from the coding sequence ATGCACCCGAACCCCGTTTCCATCAGCCTCTCAAGCTACGGCGCCGACTTTGTGCGGCAACGTGGCCAGGAGCAGTTCCTGGACATGCTGGCAGCCGCTGGCGTCAGCCGAGTGGAGTTGCGCGAAGAATTGTTTGCCAGCGCACCGGACGCGACCGCACTCGGTGCAGTCGTTGCCACACTGGGCCTGGAATGCTTGTACTCGAGCCCCCTTGAATTGTGGACCGCGCAAGGCGTGCCCGATCCGCGACTGGTGCAGAAGCTGGAGACCGCTCGGGCGCTTGGCGCGGTGGCGCTGAAGGTATCGCTGGGGCATTTCGATGAGCACTGCGATGTAATGGCTCTGGCGGCGCTGCTGCCTGCTCATGGGCCGCTGCTGCTGGTGGAAAACGATCAGACTGCACAGGGTGGCAGGATCGAGCCGCTGCTGCAGTTCTTTCTGCGGGCCGACACGCTAGGGCTGCGCCTGGGCATGACTTTCGACATCGGCAACTGGCAGTGGCAGGACGAGCCTGCGCGGCAAGCCGCTCGGCAACTCGGCCGTTGGGTGCGCTATGTACATTGCAAGGCTGTGCAGCGCCGGGCCGATGGCCGTCTGGTTGCCACACCGCCCGAAGCGGCGGACCTACAGGCGTGGGCAGCGCTGATGGCCGAGTTCGCGCCCGGCGTGGTGCGCGCCGTCGAGTACCCTCTGGTTGGTGAAGACCTGTTGGCGCTCACCCGGGCCCAAGTGCGTAGCCTGGCTGCATTGAGCGCCGGCGAGGAGGTGGCCCATGCATGA
- a CDS encoding sugar kinase, which yields MHEHDVLCFGETMAMFVAEQTGDLASVGQFGKRIAGADSNVAIGLARLGFKVRWLSRVGNDSLGRFVLDSLRSEGLDCSGVEVDACYPTGFQLKARCDDGSDPAVEYFRRGSAASKLSPTSLGPGLLQARHLHATGIPPALSEGCRALSHALLDAMRAAGRSISFDPNLRPSLWPDQSSMVREINALAAKADWVLPGLEEGRLLTGQHTPADIAGFYLDQGVELVVIKLGDAGAYYRSAKGEGQVAPVAVSRVLDTVGAGDAFAVGVLSALLEGRAVEEAVARGNWCGSRAVQSRGDMEGLPQRHELEAHDLRRSA from the coding sequence ATGCATGAGCATGATGTGCTGTGCTTCGGCGAAACCATGGCCATGTTCGTTGCCGAGCAGACAGGCGACCTGGCCAGTGTCGGCCAGTTCGGCAAACGCATAGCAGGTGCAGACAGTAACGTGGCCATCGGCTTGGCGAGGCTGGGTTTCAAGGTGCGCTGGCTGAGCCGCGTCGGTAACGATTCACTGGGCCGTTTTGTGCTCGACAGCTTGCGCAGCGAAGGCCTGGACTGTTCCGGTGTCGAGGTGGATGCCTGCTACCCGACGGGTTTTCAGCTCAAGGCCCGCTGCGATGATGGCAGCGACCCGGCAGTGGAGTACTTTCGCCGTGGTTCGGCAGCCAGCAAGCTGTCGCCCACATCGCTAGGCCCGGGCTTGCTGCAGGCACGCCATCTGCACGCCACCGGCATCCCGCCGGCGCTGTCGGAAGGCTGCCGGGCGCTTTCCCACGCGCTGCTGGATGCCATGCGCGCAGCCGGGCGCAGCATCTCGTTCGACCCTAACTTGCGTCCCTCGCTTTGGCCCGATCAAAGCAGCATGGTGCGCGAAATCAATGCCCTGGCCGCCAAGGCCGATTGGGTTTTACCGGGCCTGGAGGAGGGGCGGTTGCTGACTGGCCAGCACACCCCGGCGGACATCGCTGGGTTCTACCTCGACCAAGGGGTGGAACTGGTGGTGATCAAGCTGGGCGACGCCGGCGCCTACTACCGCAGCGCCAAGGGCGAAGGGCAGGTAGCACCGGTGGCGGTCAGCCGTGTGCTGGACACCGTCGGTGCGGGTGATGCCTTTGCTGTCGGCGTGCTCAGCGCGTTGCTTGAGGGACGTGCGGTGGAAGAGGCGGTCGCGCGCGGCAACTGGTGCGGCAGCCGTGCCGTGCAGTCACGCGGCGACATGGAAGGGCTGCCGCAGCGCCATGAACTGGAGGCCCACGACCTGCGCAGAAGCGCGTGA
- a CDS encoding MFS transporter: MQSQSLAPRRWWYIIPIVFVTYSLAYLDRANYGFAAASGMAEDLHITPVLSSLLGALFFLGYFFFQVPGAIYAEKRSVKKLIFVCLILWGGLATLTGMVSNVYMLIGIRFLLGVVEAAVMPAMLVYLCHWFTRAERSRANTFLMLGNPVTILWMSVVSGYLIKHYDWRWMFIIEGLPAVIWAFFWWRLVDDRPAQVKWLSAQEKADLAQALAAEQQGIKPVKNYREAFRSRQVIILALQYFCWSIGVYGFVLWLPSILKQAANVDIVQAGWLASVPYLAAVLAMVGVSWASDRLQKRKRFVWPPLLVAAVAFYGSYALGSEHFWLSYALLVVAGACMYAPYGPFFAIVPEILPANVAGGAMALINSMGALGSFGGSWLVGYLNGATGGPGASYLFMCGALLAAVALTAALNTPQTSGRAKRDSARLAMNPQET, from the coding sequence ATGCAAAGCCAAAGCCTGGCACCTCGCCGCTGGTGGTATATCATCCCGATCGTGTTCGTCACCTACAGCCTGGCGTACCTGGACCGCGCCAATTATGGCTTCGCCGCTGCCTCTGGCATGGCCGAAGACCTGCACATCACACCCGTATTGTCTTCCCTGCTGGGCGCGCTGTTCTTTCTCGGTTACTTCTTCTTCCAGGTACCCGGCGCCATTTACGCCGAAAAGCGCAGCGTGAAGAAGCTGATCTTCGTCTGCCTGATCCTGTGGGGCGGCCTTGCCACGCTCACCGGCATGGTCAGCAACGTCTACATGCTGATCGGTATCCGTTTTCTGCTCGGGGTGGTGGAGGCCGCCGTCATGCCGGCAATGCTGGTGTACCTGTGCCATTGGTTCACCCGCGCCGAGCGCTCGCGCGCCAACACCTTCCTGATGCTCGGCAACCCGGTGACCATCCTGTGGATGTCGGTGGTGTCGGGATACCTGATCAAGCATTACGACTGGCGCTGGATGTTCATCATCGAAGGCCTGCCTGCGGTGATCTGGGCATTCTTCTGGTGGCGCCTGGTGGATGACCGCCCAGCCCAGGTGAAGTGGCTGAGCGCTCAGGAAAAGGCCGACCTGGCGCAGGCCCTGGCCGCTGAGCAACAGGGCATCAAGCCGGTAAAGAACTATCGCGAGGCGTTCCGCTCGCGACAGGTGATCATTCTGGCGCTGCAGTACTTCTGCTGGAGCATTGGCGTGTACGGCTTCGTGCTGTGGCTGCCGTCGATTCTGAAGCAGGCGGCCAACGTCGATATCGTGCAGGCCGGCTGGCTGGCCTCGGTGCCTTACCTGGCGGCGGTACTGGCGATGGTGGGCGTGTCCTGGGCGTCCGACCGCCTGCAAAAGCGCAAGCGCTTCGTCTGGCCGCCGCTGCTGGTTGCCGCTGTGGCGTTCTATGGCTCGTACGCGTTGGGCAGCGAACATTTCTGGCTGTCGTACGCGTTGCTGGTGGTCGCAGGCGCCTGCATGTACGCGCCCTATGGCCCGTTCTTCGCAATCGTGCCGGAGATTCTGCCGGCAAACGTCGCAGGCGGGGCCATGGCGCTGATCAACAGCATGGGCGCGTTGGGCTCGTTCGGCGGTTCGTGGTTGGTGGGCTACCTCAATGGCGCTACCGGCGGGCCCGGCGCCTCTTACCTGTTCATGTGCGGCGCGCTGCTGGCAGCTGTGGCGCTGACCGCTGCACTCAATACCCCCCAGACGTCCGGCCGGGCCAAGCGCGACAGCGCGAGGCTGGCCATGAACCCTCAGGAAACCTGA
- a CDS encoding 2-hydroxyacid dehydrogenase, which yields MKKRIVLYKRLSDDLMARLQNHVEVTWVDTTQPDGLARLRDALPGAHGLLGASLRLDASLLDLAPQLEVVSSVSVGVDNYDVAELSRRGVMLTNTPDVLTETTADTGFALMLATARRVVELANWVRDGHWQANLGPGHFGSDVHGKTLGIVGMGRIGEALARRAAAGFGMRVLYHSQRAKPEVEARHAARQCSLDELLQQADFVCLTVPLSVSTEGLIGARELALMKDEAILVNISRGRVVDEQALVEALRARRIRGAGLDVFVQEPLSVDSPLLQLDNVVATPHIGSATEETRQAMARCAVDNLLSALAGERPANLVNEVCRT from the coding sequence ATGAAGAAGCGAATCGTCCTTTACAAACGCCTGTCCGACGACTTGATGGCACGCCTGCAAAACCACGTTGAGGTGACCTGGGTGGACACCACACAGCCAGATGGCCTGGCCCGGCTGCGCGACGCGTTGCCGGGGGCGCATGGGTTGTTGGGGGCCAGCCTGCGCCTGGATGCCAGCCTGCTTGACTTGGCGCCGCAGCTGGAAGTGGTGTCCAGCGTTTCGGTGGGCGTGGACAACTACGATGTTGCCGAACTCAGCCGGCGTGGCGTGATGCTGACCAACACACCTGACGTGCTGACCGAAACCACTGCCGACACCGGCTTTGCCTTGATGCTTGCTACCGCCAGGCGGGTGGTGGAACTGGCGAACTGGGTGCGTGACGGCCATTGGCAGGCCAACCTGGGGCCGGGGCATTTTGGCAGTGATGTGCACGGCAAGACGCTGGGCATCGTCGGCATGGGCCGCATCGGCGAGGCTTTGGCCCGGCGCGCGGCAGCCGGCTTCGGCATGCGTGTGCTGTATCACAGCCAACGTGCCAAACCGGAGGTGGAGGCGCGCCATGCGGCACGCCAGTGCAGCCTGGATGAGTTGTTGCAGCAGGCAGATTTCGTTTGCCTGACCGTGCCGCTGAGCGTCAGTACCGAAGGCCTGATCGGTGCACGAGAGCTGGCGTTGATGAAGGATGAGGCGATCCTGGTGAACATCTCACGGGGGCGCGTGGTGGATGAGCAGGCGCTGGTCGAAGCGTTGCGGGCCAGGCGCATACGTGGCGCGGGGCTGGATGTGTTTGTGCAGGAGCCGCTATCAGTAGACTCTCCGCTGTTGCAGCTCGATAACGTGGTAGCGACACCGCATATCGGCTCCGCGACCGAGGAAACCCGCCAGGCCATGGCGCGTTGCGCGGTAGACAACCTGCTGAGCGCGCTGGCCGGTGAGCGGCCGGCAAATTTGGTGAATGAGGTGTGCAGAACGTGA
- a CDS encoding endonuclease yields MKSLLYALTLVFSFTLPALANPPATFTEAKVVAKQKVYLDQASSAMGDLYCGCKWTWVGKSGGRIDAASCGYQTRKQQNRAERTEWEHIVPAYTFGNQRQCWKNGGREHCVDNDPVFRAMEADLFNLYPAVGEVNGDRSNFNYGMVAGNAGEYGQCTTKVDFVQRAAEPRDEVKGLVARTTFYMFDRYQLSMSRQQQQLLMAWDKQHPVSAWEKERDRRIAAIMGHANPFVSGERKWTADYKPVGSGVVQAVPAKAAKPEPKPSLASVQSVGAVLGNRNSHVYHLSVGCPGYNQVAAKNQVTFANEGEAQAAGYRKAGNCR; encoded by the coding sequence ATGAAATCACTGCTTTACGCCTTAACCTTAGTGTTTTCCTTCACCTTGCCTGCCTTGGCCAACCCCCCGGCGACGTTTACCGAGGCCAAGGTGGTAGCCAAGCAGAAGGTGTACCTGGACCAGGCCAGCAGTGCCATGGGTGACCTGTACTGCGGTTGCAAATGGACCTGGGTGGGCAAGTCGGGTGGGCGCATCGATGCCGCTTCGTGCGGTTACCAGACGCGCAAGCAGCAAAACCGTGCCGAACGCACCGAGTGGGAACACATCGTGCCCGCCTATACGTTCGGCAACCAGCGCCAGTGCTGGAAGAACGGCGGCCGCGAGCATTGCGTGGACAACGACCCAGTGTTCCGCGCCATGGAGGCCGACCTGTTCAACCTCTACCCGGCCGTGGGCGAGGTCAACGGCGACCGCAGCAACTTCAACTACGGCATGGTCGCTGGCAATGCCGGCGAGTATGGCCAGTGCACCACCAAGGTCGATTTCGTCCAGCGTGCCGCCGAACCGCGCGATGAAGTCAAAGGCCTGGTGGCTCGCACCACGTTCTACATGTTCGACCGTTACCAGCTGAGTATGTCGCGCCAGCAGCAACAACTGCTGATGGCCTGGGACAAACAGCACCCGGTGTCGGCCTGGGAGAAAGAGCGCGACCGACGCATCGCCGCCATCATGGGGCACGCCAACCCGTTCGTGAGCGGCGAGCGCAAGTGGACGGCCGACTACAAGCCGGTTGGCAGTGGCGTGGTACAGGCGGTGCCGGCGAAAGCCGCCAAGCCAGAGCCCAAGCCGAGCCTGGCCAGTGTCCAGTCAGTCGGGGCCGTGCTTGGCAACCGCAACAGCCACGTATATCACCTGTCTGTAGGCTGCCCGGGCTACAACCAGGTCGCAGCCAAGAACCAGGTGACCTTCGCTAACGAGGGTGAGGCGCAGGCAGCGGGCTATCGCAAGGCAGGTAACTGCCGATAG
- the bamA gene encoding outer membrane protein assembly factor BamA, whose translation MNYPRLLLSILLLKASLAHACAFRIADIRVNGLQRVSAGSVFGALPLNVGDQADDRRLVDSTRSLFKTGFFQDIQLNRDGNVLIINVVERPSVSSIEIEGNKAISTDDLMKGLKQSGLAEGEIFQRATLEGVRNELQRQYVAQGRYSAEVDAEVVPQPRNRVALKIKINEGTVAAIQHINIVGNNVFDDETLGQLFELKTTNWLSFFKNDDKYAREKLSGDLERLRSYYLDRGYINMDIASTQVSITPDKKHVYITVNINEGEKYTVRDVKLSGDLKVPEDQVKSLLLVQPGQVFSRKVMTTTSELITRRLGNEGYTFANVNGVPQPNDQDHTVDIMFVVDPGKRAYVNRINYRGNTKTEDEVLRREMRQMEGGWASTYLIDQSKTRLERLGFFKEVNVETPPVPGTDDQVDVNYSVEEQASGSITASVGFAQSAGLILGGSISQSNFLGTGNKVSIGLTRSEYQTKYNFGFVDPYFTADGVSLGYNLFYNSTDYSDYYDDGVSYYAINSYGAGVSFGYPINETSRLTYGLTLQHDDISPGTYSADEIYDFITREGKRFNNLKASIGWSESTLNKGVLATRGHSQSLTLMATTPGSDLSFYKLDYNGQTFLPVTNNTSLRLHTTLGYGNGYGSTDGLPFYESYTAGGQGSVRGFKDGTLGPRNTPATGTYASAGQAYYSDRDTDVLGGNILISGGAEYIFPLPFVKDQSQLRSSLFVDAGNVYADTCYLSTTQGCGSVDLAQMAVSLGVGVTWYSPMGPLSFSLAAPLKKPDNAETQIFQFSLGQTF comes from the coding sequence ATGAACTACCCGCGCCTGTTGCTCTCCATCCTGTTGCTGAAAGCCTCGCTGGCCCATGCCTGCGCTTTCAGGATCGCCGACATCCGCGTCAACGGCCTGCAGCGGGTGTCCGCTGGCAGTGTTTTCGGTGCCTTGCCGCTGAACGTCGGCGACCAGGCCGATGATCGCCGCCTGGTGGACTCGACCCGTTCCCTGTTCAAGACCGGCTTCTTTCAGGACATCCAGCTGAACCGCGATGGCAATGTGCTGATCATCAACGTGGTGGAGCGCCCGTCGGTGTCAAGCATCGAGATCGAAGGCAACAAGGCCATCAGCACCGACGACCTGATGAAGGGCCTGAAGCAATCGGGCCTGGCCGAAGGCGAGATCTTCCAGCGCGCCACCCTCGAAGGTGTGCGTAACGAGCTGCAGCGCCAGTACGTGGCCCAAGGCCGCTACTCGGCCGAGGTTGACGCCGAAGTGGTGCCGCAGCCGCGCAACCGTGTGGCACTGAAGATCAAGATCAACGAAGGCACCGTTGCTGCCATCCAGCACATCAACATCGTTGGCAACAACGTGTTCGATGATGAAACCCTGGGCCAGTTGTTCGAGCTGAAGACCACCAACTGGCTGTCGTTCTTCAAGAACGACGACAAGTATGCCCGCGAAAAACTGTCCGGTGACCTGGAGCGCCTGCGTTCCTACTACCTGGACCGCGGCTACATCAACATGGACATCGCCTCCACCCAGGTGTCCATCACGCCGGACAAGAAACACGTCTACATCACCGTCAACATCAACGAAGGCGAGAAGTACACCGTTCGCGACGTGAAGCTGTCCGGTGACCTGAAAGTGCCAGAAGACCAGGTCAAGTCGCTGTTGCTGGTGCAGCCGGGCCAGGTGTTCTCGCGCAAGGTGATGACCACCACGTCCGAGCTGATCACCCGCCGCCTGGGTAACGAAGGCTACACCTTCGCCAACGTCAACGGCGTGCCGCAGCCCAACGACCAGGACCACACGGTCGACATCATGTTCGTGGTCGACCCGGGCAAGCGTGCCTACGTCAACCGCATCAACTACCGCGGCAACACCAAGACCGAAGACGAAGTGCTGCGCCGCGAAATGCGCCAGATGGAAGGTGGCTGGGCTTCGACCTACCTGATCGACCAGTCCAAGACCCGTCTGGAGCGCCTGGGCTTCTTCAAGGAAGTCAACGTCGAGACCCCGCCAGTACCAGGTACTGACGACCAGGTCGACGTCAACTACAGCGTCGAAGAGCAAGCCTCCGGCTCGATCACCGCCAGCGTCGGTTTCGCCCAGAGCGCCGGCCTGATCCTCGGGGGTTCGATCAGCCAGAGCAACTTCCTCGGTACCGGTAACAAGGTGTCCATCGGGCTGACCCGCAGCGAGTACCAGACCAAGTACAACTTCGGTTTCGTGGACCCCTACTTCACTGCCGACGGTGTCAGCCTGGGCTACAACCTGTTCTACAACAGCACCGACTACAGCGACTACTACGACGATGGCGTTTCGTACTACGCGATCAATAGCTACGGCGCCGGGGTAAGCTTTGGCTACCCGATCAACGAAACCTCGCGCCTGACCTACGGCCTGACCCTGCAGCACGACGACATTTCGCCAGGCACCTACAGCGCCGACGAGATCTACGACTTCATCACCCGTGAGGGCAAGCGTTTCAACAACCTCAAGGCGTCGATCGGCTGGTCCGAGTCGACCCTGAACAAAGGCGTGCTGGCCACCCGTGGTCACTCCCAGAGCCTGACACTGATGGCCACCACCCCTGGCAGCGACCTGTCATTCTACAAACTGGATTACAACGGCCAGACCTTCCTGCCGGTAACCAACAACACCTCGCTGCGCCTGCACACCACCCTGGGCTACGGCAATGGCTACGGATCCACCGACGGCTTGCCGTTCTATGAGAGCTACACCGCCGGTGGCCAAGGCTCGGTGCGCGGGTTCAAGGATGGCACCCTCGGCCCGCGCAACACCCCGGCCACCGGTACCTACGCCAGCGCCGGACAGGCTTACTATTCCGACCGCGACACCGATGTGCTGGGGGGCAATATCCTGATTAGCGGCGGCGCCGAATACATCTTCCCGCTGCCGTTCGTGAAGGACCAGAGCCAGCTGCGCAGCTCGTTGTTCGTCGACGCCGGTAACGTGTATGCCGACACCTGTTACCTGTCGACCACCCAGGGCTGCGGCAGCGTCGACCTGGCGCAGATGGCCGTGTCGCTAGGGGTTGGCGTGACCTGGTACAGCCCCATGGGGCCACTGAGCTTCAGCCTGGCGGCGCCGTTGAAAAAACCGGATAACGCCGAGACCCAGATCTTCCAGTTTTCGCTGGGGCAGACGTTCTGA
- a CDS encoding response regulator transcription factor, with translation MIPVLLVDDDRELTEMLSLYLAREGFQATAVATGEEGETQALSGHFQVVVLDVMLPGISGIEVLRRVRARSQVPVLLLTARGDNIDRIAGLELGADDYVPKPSSPGELVARLRAILRRVQPQPTGEGSAPEQVRTGALKLWPGRREAHWGQATLELTGSEFSLLEALARQAGQLVSKQDLSLNALGRPLTRYDRRIDVHVSSIRQKLGPRADGSSWIQSVRGMGYMLIVE, from the coding sequence ATGATCCCTGTGCTGCTGGTCGACGACGACCGCGAACTGACTGAAATGCTCTCTTTGTACCTGGCGCGCGAAGGCTTCCAGGCCACGGCGGTGGCCACGGGTGAAGAGGGCGAGACCCAGGCATTGTCCGGTCACTTCCAGGTGGTGGTGCTGGACGTGATGCTGCCGGGTATTTCTGGCATCGAAGTGCTGCGGCGCGTGCGTGCGCGCAGCCAGGTGCCGGTGCTGCTGCTGACCGCGCGTGGCGACAATATCGACCGTATTGCCGGCCTTGAGCTTGGGGCTGATGACTATGTTCCCAAGCCCAGCTCCCCGGGTGAACTGGTTGCACGCCTGCGGGCGATACTGCGCCGGGTGCAGCCGCAACCGACAGGCGAGGGCAGTGCGCCCGAACAGGTGCGCACGGGCGCATTGAAGCTGTGGCCAGGACGTCGTGAAGCGCATTGGGGCCAAGCCACGCTGGAGCTGACGGGCTCGGAATTCAGCCTGCTCGAAGCGTTGGCTCGCCAGGCTGGTCAGTTGGTCAGCAAGCAGGACCTGTCCCTCAATGCCCTGGGGCGGCCGTTGACCCGTTATGACCGGCGCATCGACGTGCACGTCAGCAGCATTCGGCAAAAGCTCGGCCCGCGCGCCGATGGCAGCAGCTGGATCCAGAGCGTGCGTGGCATGGGCTACATGCTGATTGTCGAATGA